A window of Saccharomyces paradoxus chromosome XI, complete sequence contains these coding sequences:
- the SET3 gene encoding histone-binding protein SET3 (Defining member of the SET3 histone deacetylase complex~similar to YKR029C) → MSVPNSKEQSLLDDASTLLLFSKGKKRTEEASKIDSKADIIEHNQCHEREKKGAVAMAATALATAATVPLALKKITEQSTVEAATSTTAKEEIEKQPQWPVPDSYIVDPDAGIITCICDLNDDDGFTIQCDHCNRWQHAICYGIKDIEMAPDDYLCNSCDPREVDIDLARRIQQERINIKTVDPSTPNNSASNKDNGRDRAPSTTISDGGDSLSTNQENSNYKDKRRKRNPSSNSIDLKNGSTSANSSEGLAIMAKKKEHFLSAKDAYGAIYLPLKKNVFKNDLVEPFLNKHMEDNWVIQYPHKTFKSLSIEVKPYADIAYSRTYPGFTKLGVYLKRDCMKGDFIQEILGELDFYKNYLTDPRNHYRIWGTAKRRVIFHSHWPIYIDARLSGNSTRYLRRSCQPNVELVTIKLQDADNRNDKSNGIKTNRIKFVLRALRDISEDEELYIKWQWDSRHPILKLIEGTTIDSLNDLEKYGLINSVETILSNGECGCGNSSKDCYLLKVKRYSQSIYKSVKSRGKMNNRYKLNEILNQYEHKKRREPPILHRLEEKAQYKIERAPMLLNNFHQQKFFNRNDGTKISQKDIIDNEKDANGIAKPFKFALFAQYSSNISVSKKKEATGKPFIIKKSSDYDESHITNIKELPIPVPLPITKTSRQTANDLENGQSKDEHTLTRTPSLSSFNKELSREAPHNQSKTKETMTEASTNSRQESSPESLRHLSDFSSSQLHSKKKLSFADYRKKLLK, encoded by the coding sequence ATGTCAGTACCTAATTCAAAAGAGCAGTCGCTCTTAGATGACGCATCCACATTGTTACTGTTTtctaaaggaaaaaaaagaactgaaGAAGCCTCAAAAATAGATTCTAAAGCTGATATTATTGAGCATAATCAGTGCCATgagagggaaaaaaagggagCAGTAGCAATGGCAGCAACAGCATTGGCTACAGCAGCTACAGTTCCTTTagctttgaaaaaaattactgaGCAATCGACAGTAGAAGCAGCAACATCCACCACGGCAAAGGAAGAGATCGAAAAGCAGCCTCAATGGCCGGTACCTGATTCGTACATAGTCGATCCTGACGCGGGTATAATTACATGTATATGTGATTtgaatgatgatgatggaTTCACTATCCAATGTGACCATTGCAATAGATGGCAGCATGCTATTTGTTATGGGATCAAGGATATTGAAATGGCACCCGATGATTACCTCTGCAACTCCTGTGATCCAAGAGAAGTAGATATTGACTTAGCTAGGCGAATACAACAAGAACGCATAAATATAAAGACCGTAGACCCCTCTACACCTAATAATAGTGCCAGTAATAAGGATAACGGTCGGGACAGAGCTCCAAGTACAACTATCAGTGATGGTGGCGATAGCTTGTCAACGAATCAAGAGAATAGTAACTACAAGGACAAgaggaggaaaagaaaccCATCGAGTAATAGCATAGACCTCAAAAACGGAAGCACTTCAGCCAATTCTTCCGAGGGATTGGCTATTatggcaaaaaaaaaagagcatTTTCTGAGTGCCAAAGATGCATATGGTGCAATATACTtgcctttgaaaaaaaatgtgttTAAGAACGATCTGGTCGAACCGTTCTTAAATAAACATATGGAGGATAACTGGGTCATACAATACCCTCATAAAACTTTCAAATCTCTGTCTATTGAAGTCAAACCGTATGCTGATATTGCATATTCCAGGACTTATCCAGGCTTTACGAAATTAGGAGTTTATCTCAAAAGGGACTGTATGAAAGGTGATTTCATTCAGGAGATTTTAGGAGAACTGGACTTCTACAAAAATTATCTCACAGACCCGCGAAATCATTACAGAATATGGGGCACAGCTAAAAGAAGGGTCATTTTCCATTCTCATTGGCCGATATATATAGACGCACGCCTATCAGGGAACTCAACTAGGTATTTGAGAAGAAGCTGCCAGCCGAATGTTGAATTAGTAACCATAAAATTACAAGACGCAGACAATAGAAATGACAAAAGCAATGgaataaaaacaaatagAATAAAGTTTGTTCTGAGAGCTTTGAGAGATATTTCAGAGGACGAGGAGTTATACATCAAGTGGCAGTGGGATTCAAGACATCCTATATTAAAATTAATCGAGGGCACGACAATAGACTCTTTGAATGACCTTGAAAAGTATGGCCTGATAAATTCAGTAGAAACAATTTTAAGTAACGGCGAATGTGGTTGCGGGAATAGTTCTAAAGATTGCTATTTACTGAAAGTAAAGAGGTATTCGCAAAGTATCTATAAATCTGTGAAATCCAGGGGGAAAATGAACAATAGATATAAGCtgaatgaaattcttaACCAATATGAGCACAAAAAGAGACGTGAACCGCCAATTTTACATAGACTAGAAGAAAAGGCTCAATATAAAATCGAAAGAGCTCCAATgcttttgaataattttcatcaacaaaaatttttcaatcgAAATGATGGTACTAAAATTTCTCAGAAGGATATTATcgataatgaaaaagatgCTAATGGTATTGCGAAACCCTTCAAATTCGCTTTATTCGCACAGTATTCTTCTAATATCTCTGtttccaaaaagaaagaagctACAGGAAAACCTTTTATAATTAAGAAAAGCTCAGATTATGATGAATCTCACATTActaatatcaaagaattaCCAATTCCAGTTCCTTTACCAATAACCAAGACGTCAAGGCAAACTGCAAATGATCTCGAAAACGGACAATCAAAGGATGAACACACATTAACTAGGACCCCTTCTCTTTCAAgtttcaataaagaattaTCAAGGGAAGCACCGCATAATCAATCGAAAACTAAAGAGACTATGACAGAAGCTTCAACCAATTCAAGGCAAGAATCGTCACCAGAAAGTTTAAGGCACTTATctgatttttcttcctccCAACTtcattccaaaaaaaaattaagttTTGCGGATTACAGAAAAAAGCTACTGAAATAA
- the GMH1 gene encoding Gmh1p (similar to YKR030W) has protein sequence MSYLPTYSNDLPAGQQGQRKRSDGNENSSGRGYGQQSVPMVIKRLFKTPKNLDLETASWEMFHLIFHPRKAYRSIYYQRQTKNQWARDDPSFFIFQIALISLSSIIWSIYNSGFNNESDMGFFGIIGHFFKSLVMMVVLDFFIFGFIMATIFYLLLNRSHFKFKSSQNSVVEWAYCFDVHCNSFLIILLCLYFIQFLLLPIINLQNWISLLIGNSLYCFAIGHYFILTFYGYNQLPFLKNLNFILLPTLGLSIIYLISLFGIDLSKKLSFYNY, from the coding sequence atgTCATATTTACCGACTTATTCCAACGACTTGCCAGCAGGCCAGCAAGGTCAGAGGAAGCGCAGTGATGGTAATGAGAATAGTTCAGGAAGAGGATATGGTCAACAATCTGTGCCGATGGTAATCAAGAGGCTATTTAAAACACCAAAGAATTTGGACCTCGAGACAGCCAGCTGGGAAATGTTCCATCTGATTTTCCATCCAAGAAAGGCTTATAGGTCAATATATTATCAGCGACAGACGAAAAATCAGTGGGCTAGAGACGACCCctctttcttcatcttccagATAGCTTTGATTTCACTCAGCTCTATTATTTGGTCAATTTATAATTCAGGTTTTAATAATGAGAGTGATATGGGGTTTTTTGGCATTATAGgccattttttcaaaagtttaGTAATGATGGTGGTTTTAGACTTCTTCATATTTGGGTTTATTATGGCGACgattttttaccttttgtTGAATAGATCAcattttaaattcaaatccaGCCAAAATAGCGTTGTAGAATGGGCTTATTGTTTTGATGTTCATTGTAATTCATTTTTAATCATCTTACTGTGCCTATACTTCATTCAGTTTTTATTGTTGCCTATAATCAATCTACAAAATTGGATTTCTTTACTCATTGGTAATTCGTTATACTGTTTCGCTATTGGccattattttattttaacgTTTTATGGCTACAACCAGTTGCcgttcttgaaaaatttgaacttTATACTTTTACCAACGTTAGgattatcaataatttaCCTAATTAGTTTATTTGGCATCGACttatccaaaaaattgagtTTTTACAACTACTGA